CACCCGCCCTCGCCGCCGGATGCGGCTGCGTCGTGAAGCCTGCCACACTCACGCCGCTCACGACCTACCTCACCGTCCAGCTGTTCGAGGAGGCCGGTGTGCCAGAAGGGCTCGTGCAAGTGATCACGACGCGCAGTGCCTCCGCATTCAGCGAGGCCGTGCTCACCGATGATCGGGTGCGCAAGGTCTCGTTCACGGGATCGACGGCGGTCGGTTCGACGCTGATGCAGCTCGCAGCGCAGAACATCGTCAAGAGCTCGATGGAACTGGGCGGCAACGCCCCACTGCTGGTGTTCGATGATGCCGACCTCGAGCGGGCGATCGACGGCGCAATGCTCGCGAAGATGCGCAATGGAGGCCAGACGTGCGTCTCGGCCAACCGCATGTTCATTCAGGAGGGGATCGCCGATGAGTTCATCGCCGGATTCACGGAACGCATGGCGGCGCTCGTGCAGGGCAATCCTCTCAATCGCGAGGTCGAACTCGGCCCGGTCGTCGACGACCGCGCGGTCGCGAGACTTGCACACCTCGTCGACGATGCCGTAGCGAAGGGTGCCGATCTGCTGACCGGCGGCGCTGCTCCGGCTGGATCGGGCACCTTCTTCCAGGCCACGGTACTCGATAACGTTCCAGTCGCCGCCGACATCACCACCACGGAGATCTTCGGCCCGGTCGCGTCGATCACGCGGGTGCGCACCCAGCAGGAGGCGATCGAGAAGGCGAACGACACCTGCTTCGGCCTTGCGGCATTCGTGTTCACCGAGAGCGCTGACCGCGCGCTCAACGTGGCTGAGGCTCTCGAAACCGGCATGGTCGGCATCAACCAGGGGCTGCTATCGAACGTAGCCGCGCCCTTCGGCGGCGTGAAGCAGTCGGGCATCGGCCGCGAGGGCAGCGCGGAGGGGTTGGAGGAGTACCAGGAAGTGCGCTACTTCAACGTCGCGCGGAGAGCGACCTCTTAGCTGTCATGCTCGGACCTGGATCTGCGTGGTCCATCGAAGCAGCTCGCCCCGGTCAATCGCTTCAGGGAGGATGGGAGCATGGACCAACGCGTGCACGTTCTCACCTTCGCGACTCCCGATCTCGATGCTGCTCGATCCTTCTACTGCGACGGCCTCCACTGGAATCCGCTCATCGACGAGCCCGGCGAGATCCTCTTCTTCCAGATCGCCCCCGGCCTTGTGCTCGGCTTGTTCGATGCGAACAAATTCGACCGAGATCTCCTGCGCGAAGGCTCGACGGACGGCGTCAACGGTGTGACGCTGTCGCACAATGTCGCGACACGCGATGATGTCGTGACGACGCTCGCCGAACTCGACGCCTTGGGCGGGACGATCCTCAAGCCCGCCCAAGAGAGCGCCTTCGGCGGCATCTTCCACGGTCACGTCGCCGACCCGAATGGGCTCATCTGGGAAATCGCGCACAACCCCGGGTGGCACATCGCCGAGTCCGGAACCGTGGCATTCGAGTGATCCCGGATCCTCTGAATTCGCTCCCCTGAAGGGTCATGAGTGGCCCGGTTCCTTCTGAAATGATGGGATGAATCCACCCCTGAGAAAGGATCGACTTGCCCACTGCTGTCACCCTCATCCGGTCTGCCGCCCTGTCCGATGCGGCCGAGTACGCCTATGCCGCGACGGCTCCGGCTGACGCCCGGCTGATCTTCCTCGCGGGATCCTGCCCGCTGAATACCGACGGATCGACCGCTGGGGTCGGCGACGTCGCCGCACAGGCCGCGAAATGCATCGAGAACATGAAGATCGCTCTCGCAGCCTCCGGCGCGGACATCACTGACATCATCAGCACGCGCGTGCTGGTCGCGTCCACTGTGCAGTCCGATCTCGTCACTGCTTGGGAGGTCGTCCGTGATGCATTCGGCGATCACGATGCTCCGAGCACACTGCTGGGGGTCACCGTCTTGGGCTACGACGATCAGCTCGTCGAGATCGAAGCAACCGCGGCCGTCCGAGACTGAACTTGAGGTGATGTGCTCGAGTATCCCGGAACTGCGACCGCGGGGGCCTGAGTGGTGCTGGGGGCCGTGAGCTCGAACAGGTTTGAGCTCTGTGGGCCGCGAATACGGCGCCACGGCGCCCCGCGAATCCCCGGATGCTGCGGGCGCTCCGGGAATACTCCGGCGCGTCACATCGATACGTCCGGCTGCGACGAGGCCGGAGTGGGGAGCGCGATCAGCCCGCCCGTCGGGCGGTGGCAGTGTCGGCGGCGGCGAGGCGCCCGGGACGCGGCGGCATCCCCGGGGTCGCGGGCGCGGTCGATGGCCACGGCACCGCGGCCTCGGCCTGCGAGAGCGAGGTGTGGATCCCGACCATGCGGCGCTGCGCCTGCTCTGGGTGCCAGGTCATGAGAATGTACCGATCGTTGCCCGCCGTGTCCGTCATCAGGTGGATGATCGCCTTCGGGTGCTGCGGGAACTCGCGCAGCACCAGCCAGGTGTGCGTATCCGCCTGAATCAGGTTGCTGCGGTGCATGGTGCCCTCCCTCACGAAGCCGTGGGGGTAGCGTACGCCCGGAGTCGGACACTCACGCCCGGGGAGGGTCAGTCGCGGTCGGCGCTCATGAAGTCACGAGCGATTCGCGCCCCGATCGTCCCCATCAGCATGATCGCGGGATGCGCCGATGCCAGATAGAGACCGGATACACCGGGCGCGAACCCGAGCAGTGGCTCGCCGGTGTCGGTGACCGGGCGATCGGCAACGACCGCGTCGATCAGCTCGACCCGCTTTCCGCCGACCAGCAGGCGCCGGATCGACGCGAGGGTGGGCTGCGCCAATCTCCGCGTGTCGCCGTCGAACCCGGATCGCGGCACATCCTCGGCTGCGATGAGGGTCGTGTCGTCGAGCTGACGGATCTCGAAATCGGGGGAGGAGAGGATCCCGGAGACGAGCGGCGTCGGCGTCGAGAACCGGAGGAGGCAGCACGGTGATGCCTCGACTCGCGCCGGTGCCGGCGATGCGCCGATCGGCTCGGCGATCCCGAGCGACGCCAGCAGCGGCGGGATGCCCGTGCCCGCGGCCAGCAGCACTGCCGATCCGTGCACCGGGCCGGCATCGGTGGCCACGCCGGTCACGGCCCCGCCCTCGGCGATGAGTCCGCGCACCCGTGTGCCGGTGCGGAGCGCGGCCCCGTCGTCGAGCGCCTCTTGCAGCAGTGCAGCGGTGAGTGCCGCGGGATCCACGCCGCCGTCGTCCGGCGCGAACGCCGCGACCGCGGGGACCTCCCGCACCCCCGGTTCCCGGCGGCGAATCTCCTCCGCGTCCACGAGACGCACCGGATGCCCGGCGCGCTGGTGCTCGGACACGAACGCGCGGGTCGCCGCGTCGGTCGACTCCCAGGTCAGCGCCCCGGTGCGTCGCAGGCCGATCGGCGTGCGCAGCTCGGATGCCACGCGCGCGAAGTCCTCGGCGGCCGTGCGGCGAAGCCCGTGCGCAGCCGTCGCGGCGGAGCTCTTCGCGAACCCGATCCAGGCGAAGGAATCGCCGGTAACGCCGCCCGCAACGCCCGCGCCCTCGATCACCGTGACCCGGTAACCCGCTCGCGTGAGGTGGTACGCGGCAGTGGCGCCGACGATCCCGGCCCCGACCACCAGGATGCGGCCTGTGCGGCGGTGCATCGGTCTAGGAGGTCGCGGCCTCGCCGGTCAGGCGCTGGCGCAGCGCGGAGGCGCGCACGATGTCACCCTCGAGGAACCGCACCTCGGCGGGTTCGATCCTCCGGTCCGTCTTCGCCTGCCCGATGCGCTCGAACGCCGCACTGATCTCCGCGTCGAGGCCATCCGTGATGAGCCGCTGAATACTCGAGGGCAGACGGAGAAAGGTCGCGGAGTCCATGTACAAAATGTACACACTCCAACGGGGTCGCGGGAAGAGCCCCGCCGGGGAGCGGCCTACGCTCGAGCGTGGTCGAAGAGCTCCGTGGACAGGTATCGCTCGCCCGTGTCGCCGAGGATCGTCACGATCGTGCGACCCGCGAACTCGGGCCGCGCGGCCACCTGCCGGCTCGCGGCGAGGGCCGCTCCGGCCGAGATGCCGACGAGCAGCCCCTCGCGCGCGAGCGCCTCGCGGGCCGTCTCGATCGCGGTGTCCTGCGGGATCCCGATGATCTCGTCCGCCAGGTCGAGCTCGAGGATCGGCGGCAGCCCGTTGCCCCCGATGATGCCCTGGATCTTGTGGGGCTGGAACTCGCCGCCCGAGAGCACCGGGGCCTCGGCGGGCTCGACCGCGATGACGCGGATCTCGGGATTGCGCGACTTCAGATACTTGCCCGCGCCGGTCAGTGTGCCGCCCGTGCCGACGGTGGCGACGAAGGCGTCGATGCGACCCTCCGTCGCCTCCCAGATCTCCGGGCCGGTCGTCCGGAAGTGCACGTCCGCGTTCGCGGCGTTGCCGCCCTGACCGGAGAGGAATGCGCCCGGGTGCCGCTCCAGGATCTTGCCCGCCTCCTCGTTCGCTCCCGCCATCGCGAGCGGCCCCGGCGTGAGCACCAGCTCTGCGCCGAGCCCGCGCAGCAGGGTGCGCCGCTCCTCCGAGACGTCGTCGGGCATCACGATGATCACGCGGTACCCCTTGACCGCGCCGATCCACGCGAGCGCGATCCCGGTGTTGCCGCTCGTGGCCTCGATTATCGTGCCGCCGGGGGTGAGGCGGCCGTCCGCCTCCGCCGTTTCGACGATCGCGAGCGCGGTGCGATCCTTCACGCTCGCTGCGGGATTAGCGGACTCCAGCTTCGCGAGCACCCGCGCGCCGTGGTCCGGCACCAGTCGGTTGATGCGCAGGAGCGGCGTGCGCCCGACGAGTTCGGTGAGATCGCCCGCGATCAGCGGGCCGTGCAAGTGACTCATGGCGTCTCCACGTCTGGGTGAGGGCGATGCTCGGGCGGGATCCGCGCCGCGTTTCATCCTCCGAGATGTTGCCGGCGTCGTGCAACCGCGCGCGACCCGGGACGTAACCGGATGTGTTCGGCGCCACGGACATTCATCGGCGAATCACTGAAACAGCGTCCAAAGTGACACCTGCTCCTGACATTTCGGTGGGAGTCTGTGCCGCAGGGGTCGCCTTCGATACGGTCATTCCGGGAGGCGAACGCCTCAGTCGTCACACGCACCAGTTCAGGAATCACCGCCCGCCCGCAACCAACCATTCGCGGCGCGACGCAGTGCGGCTCACAGACGAGCCGCGTGATCCGACCGGCCGCCGCGCAGGGGGCCCGACGGGTGCTCGGCGCGCCATCGACGCATGTCAGAGAGGACAGCACACTTCATGAACGATCATCAGACGTCCCGGTCTCGGGCCGGAACGCGGGGGCGGGTGCTCGGCACACTCGGGTCCGCGGCGATCCTGATCCCGCTGGTCATGACGCCCAGCATCGCGAACGCGGCACCGTACATCCCGGTCGACGCGGCCGAGGCCATCGCCAACGGCACCTACCTGCCGACCTTCGAGCAGGAGTTCGCCGCGCAGGCGGACGCCGCGACGGCCTTCGGCCACGCGCGCCACCTGGCTGTCGGGATCGGGCCGCGCGTTGCGGGCTCCGCCGCCGAGGTCGAGGCAAACACGTACGTGAAGGACGCCCTGGCCAGCTACGGCTTCATCACCGAAACCGAGTCGTTCCCCGTCTCCGTCTCGACGTTCGCCGACGCCACCCCGAGCCGCGATCTGCCGTTGCAGGTCAGCTGGCAGTACCGTCCGGCGGCCAACGCGCTCTTCACCGGGGCGGGCGCCCCCGTGACGGCCGAGGTCGTCGACGTCGGCGCCGGAACGACGATCGACCCCGCGGTGGTCGCCGGCAAGTTCGTGTTGGTGGACTGGAACGCGACGTCGGCGACCCGGAACGCAATGCTCACCGAGATCGCCGCGGCGGGTGCCGCCGGCATCATCATCGCGCAGACGACGGAGAACAGTTCGCTGGCGAACCCGGGCACCGTGCCGGCGCAGGCCGCGGCGATCCAGGTCGTCGGGGCGGCCTCGGGTCAGGCGATCCGGATCCGTGAGCTGCTCACGACCGGCCCGCTCACGCTCAGCATGACTACCGAGCAGAGCAGCCTGACGAGCACGAACACCATCGGCGTGCGGCCCGCGGTCGGAGACGCGGACGGCACGGCGCCGATCGTCTACATCGGCGCGCACATCGACTCCGTCGTGGGCAGCCCCGGCGCGAGCGACAATGCCTCCGGCGTCGGCATCATGCTCGAGTCGGCTCGCATCATGAGCCAGTACTCGCTCGACACCGAGATCCGGGTCGGCACCTGGGGCGCGGAGGAGAAGGGGATCCTCGGCTCCAAGTTCCACGCTACGAGTCTCACCCCCGAGGAGATCGCGCGCACCGTCGGCGCCTGGAACATGGACATGGCGGGCACCTCGTTCCTCGGGAACCCGGGGCAGCCGA
Above is a genomic segment from Leucobacter rhizosphaerae containing:
- a CDS encoding VOC family protein; its protein translation is MDQRVHVLTFATPDLDAARSFYCDGLHWNPLIDEPGEILFFQIAPGLVLGLFDANKFDRDLLREGSTDGVNGVTLSHNVATRDDVVTTLAELDALGGTILKPAQESAFGGIFHGHVADPNGLIWEIAHNPGWHIAESGTVAFE
- a CDS encoding RidA family protein, with product MPTAVTLIRSAALSDAAEYAYAATAPADARLIFLAGSCPLNTDGSTAGVGDVAAQAAKCIENMKIALAASGADITDIISTRVLVASTVQSDLVTAWEVVRDAFGDHDAPSTLLGVTVLGYDDQLVEIEATAAVRD
- a CDS encoding NAD(P)/FAD-dependent oxidoreductase produces the protein MHRRTGRILVVGAGIVGATAAYHLTRAGYRVTVIEGAGVAGGVTGDSFAWIGFAKSSAATAAHGLRRTAAEDFARVASELRTPIGLRRTGALTWESTDAATRAFVSEHQRAGHPVRLVDAEEIRRREPGVREVPAVAAFAPDDGGVDPAALTAALLQEALDDGAALRTGTRVRGLIAEGGAVTGVATDAGPVHGSAVLLAAGTGIPPLLASLGIAEPIGASPAPARVEASPCCLLRFSTPTPLVSGILSSPDFEIRQLDDTTLIAAEDVPRSGFDGDTRRLAQPTLASIRRLLVGGKRVELIDAVVADRPVTDTGEPLLGFAPGVSGLYLASAHPAIMLMGTIGARIARDFMSADRD
- a CDS encoding NAD-dependent succinate-semialdehyde dehydrogenase, with protein sequence MTYETADPELLSRSATALAAVPHSPLSGMDGTIPVHDPATGEEIATIPNHTVETALEAVSLADSAGKAWAKTTPRHRSDVLHAVYARLIERKDDLALVMSREMGKTISESYAEVQYAADYVRWFAEEALRAGGSYREAPAGGATMLTTRGPVGLSVLITPWNFPMAMATRKIAPALAAGCGCVVKPATLTPLTTYLTVQLFEEAGVPEGLVQVITTRSASAFSEAVLTDDRVRKVSFTGSTAVGSTLMQLAAQNIVKSSMELGGNAPLLVFDDADLERAIDGAMLAKMRNGGQTCVSANRMFIQEGIADEFIAGFTERMAALVQGNPLNREVELGPVVDDRAVARLAHLVDDAVAKGADLLTGGAAPAGSGTFFQATVLDNVPVAADITTTEIFGPVASITRVRTQQEAIEKANDTCFGLAAFVFTESADRALNVAEALETGMVGINQGLLSNVAAPFGGVKQSGIGREGSAEGLEEYQEVRYFNVARRATS
- the cysK gene encoding cysteine synthase A — its product is MSHLHGPLIAGDLTELVGRTPLLRINRLVPDHGARVLAKLESANPAASVKDRTALAIVETAEADGRLTPGGTIIEATSGNTGIALAWIGAVKGYRVIIVMPDDVSEERRTLLRGLGAELVLTPGPLAMAGANEEAGKILERHPGAFLSGQGGNAANADVHFRTTGPEIWEATEGRIDAFVATVGTGGTLTGAGKYLKSRNPEIRVIAVEPAEAPVLSGGEFQPHKIQGIIGGNGLPPILELDLADEIIGIPQDTAIETAREALAREGLLVGISAGAALAASRQVAARPEFAGRTIVTILGDTGERYLSTELFDHARA